The Streptomyces sp. NBC_01276 genome contains the following window.
CGGACCCGTTCCTCCACGAGTGCCACCGCCGCCCGGCCCTCGGCCTCCCCGAAGGTCCCCTCGCGGAACACGGGGGGCCTGCGCGTGACCCACGTGGTCTCCGCCGCCACCTCGGCGATCTCCAGCAGGTGCTGCACCGCCGAGGTGCCGCCGCCGACCACGATGACGCGGGCCCCGGCGAACTCCCGCGGGCCGGGGTAGTTCGCCGTGTGCAGCTGCCGGCCCCGGAACAGTTCCTGGCCCGGGTAACGCGGCCAGAACGGCCGGTCCCAGGTGCCGGTGGCGTTGACCAGCGCCCGCGCCGACCAGGTGCCCGCCGTCGATTCGACGAGCAGCCGGCCGGCCGGGCCGTCGCCGGCGTCGCGCACCGCCGTCACGTCCACGGGCCGGCGGACGCGCAGGCCGAAGCGCTCCTCGTACGCCGCGAAGTACGCGCCGATCACCTCGGACGAGGGCCGCAGCGGATCGGCGTCGACCAGTTCCATGCCGGGCAGGGCGTGCATGCCGTGGACCTTGCCGTAGGTGAGCGAGGGCCAGCGGAACTGCCAGGCGCCGCCCGGCCGCGGGGCGTGGTCCAGGACCACGTGTTCGATCCCCGCCCTGGCCAGGTGGTAGGCGCCGGACAGGCCCGCCTGTCCGGCCCCGACGACCACCACGTCCACCTCTGCGGCGTCCCGCACCATTTCGTTCACAGTTCTACTAACTCGGGGCGGCCCCCCGCTCTTCCCCGCCCGCCGGCAGGCCGCCCCACGGACGCCCCGTCTCCGCCGCCGGAACGGGGCGTGCCGCGCGAAGCCCCCGTGCGGCGGCGGGGGAACGTCGCCGCACGGGGGCTTCGCGCCACGTCGCGCGCGGTGCGCCGGCGTGCCGTTTCGGGTGCGCCGGAGGTCAGGCGGAATCCGCTATCCAGGCGGCCAGTTGCTCCGGTGTCGTGGACGGGTCCGCCACCAGGGTGGCGAGTTCGTCCTCCCGGAAGGTGGCCGTGGTGACGGCCGGGCAGCGGTGGCAGGCGGCCACCCCCGACTGCTGCCACCACTGGCACCGCGTACGCAGGTGGCACCGCGGGACCGCACGGGTGTCCGCCGTGGCCGAGGGCAGGGTCAGGACCCGCTCCACCAGGGAGCAGTCGTCGCCCCGCCGGTTGGCGCAGGCGGAGACGCAGTGCGAGGCGAAGCGCAGGACCCGGGTCGGCTCGATCCCCTCGGGGAGGGTGCCGAGCACCTCGGACGCCGGGACCGGATCGGCGAGGTAGACCACCTGGCCGTCAGCCGCCGAACGCACGCCGAGGACCACGGACTCGGGGGCCCGTGCCTCGCCGCTGGGGCACCAGGTCGCCGGTGCCGTCGCCGTCTGGTCGCTTCCCACGGTGCTCACCCGGCCCGTCAGCCGTCGACGGCGTCGCTCGACGCCAGGACCTCACGGCCGACGGGGTCGCCGAGGGTGCCCTGGAGTCCGAGGGCCTGCTCCCGCTCCACCGCCTGCGCGAGGTTCTGGTGCAGCTGCTCCACCGAGGTGATGCGGGCGCCGCCCGGAGCCGCGTTCGCCGTGCCGACCGCGGTCATCGCGATACCCGCCGCCATCACGACCGCGGCGCCGCCGGCCGCCAGTTTGTTCCGGTTCATTTCCATCGAGCCCTCTCCTGGTCCGGGCGGCGTGCTCTCCCGCCGCCGAGGGCCCGAGCGTAGGAGCGGCGGGCGGGCCGAGGGGGCAGTTCCCTGGGGCAGTTCAAGCCGTTCTTCGACCCCGGCGGCGGGGCCCGGGAGGGCTGGGGAGGGGCTCAGGTGGACGTGCGGGAGAACAGCCACGCGCGGGCCTTCTCCGCGCTGAACTCCCGCTGCCCGCCCGCGAAGAGCAGGCCCGCGCCGGCGAAGGCCGGATCGCCGGCGGTGTCCGGAACGTAGGGGACCGCCAGGCAGTCCATGCCGGCGGCGTGCGCGGCGCGGGCGCCCGGAGCCGCGTCCTCCACGACCACGCAGTCGGCCGGCGCGGCGCCGAGCCGGCGGGCCGCCTCCAGGAACACGTCCGGGGCGGGTTTGCCCCGCGCGACCTCCTCGGCCGAGACCACCGTGGTCAGCAGTGCGTCCAGCCCGGTGCCCGCCAGTACCGCGTCGATCGCCTCGCGCGAGGAGCCGGAGGCCACCGCCATCGGAACGCCCCGCGCGTGCAGCAGCTCCACGAACCTCCGCATCTCCGGGTACGCCTCGGTGCGGGCGCGGGCCAGCTCCAGGTAGGCGGCGTTCTGCTCCGCGAGCAGCTGCTCCACCGGGGCGTCGAGCCCGTGGCGTTCCTTGAGGACCTCCAGTGTCTCCAGGGTGCCGATGCCGATGAAGCGGGAGTGCTGCTCCCAGGTGAAATCGGGGACCCCGTGACGTTCCAGCGTGAGGCGGCCCGATTCGTAGTAGTTCGGCTCGCTGTCCACGAGGGTGCCATCGAGATCGAATATGACGGAAATCATCCGTTCTGCCTGTCCTGTCCGTCGCGTACCTGTCCACGCCATCCTGTCAGGGTTTGCGGACCGCTCGCCCCGCCGCTTCCCGGCCCACGGACTCGACCAGCGGCAGCAGTCGGTGGGCCACCCGCTCGCGCAGGGCCACCTCGGTACGGGTGCGGACCACCCCCGGCAGCCGGATCAGCTGCTGGATCACGTCCTCCAGATGGGCGTTGTCCCGGGCCGCCACACGGGTCAGCAGGTCCCCGCCGCCGGTGATCGAGAAGGCCTCGATGATCTCCGGGACGGCGGCGAGCGCGTCGCCGACCTCGTCCAGGTCCCCCTGGGTGACCTCGATGTGCACGAAGGCCAGGACGGGGTGGCCCAGTGCGGCGGGCGAGAGGGCGGGGCCGGTTCCGGTGATCACCCCGGTCCGCTCCAGCCGGTCCAGCCGGGCCTGGAGGGTGCCGCGGGCCACGCCGAGGATCCGGGCGTACTCGCGGACGCTGGTGCGCGGCTGCTCGATCAGCAGGCGCAGGATCAGGGTGTCGAGTTCGTCCACCGCCATGCCAGGACTGTACCAATGGCCCGGGATCACCCCTTTCCGGCGCGACCGGGACCCCGGATGTCGCCCCGCTTCGGCGGCCACGGCAGGAACCCGCTGGTCCGGGCCCGGTACGCGGCGTAGCCCGGCCGGTCTGCCATGTGCCGCTCCAGCAGCCGCTTCCCGCTTCCCGCGATCAGCAGGTACGACATCACCAGCGGGGACACGACGGACACCGCGGCCGCCTGCGCCGACCCGCACGCGATCAGGAAGAGCCCCCACCAGACGCAGAAGTCGCCGAAGTAGTTCGGATGCCGGGTCCACGACCACAGCCCCCGGTCCATGATCCTGCCCCGGTTCGTGGGAT
Protein-coding sequences here:
- a CDS encoding FAD-dependent oxidoreductase: MNEMVRDAAEVDVVVVGAGQAGLSGAYHLARAGIEHVVLDHAPRPGGAWQFRWPSLTYGKVHGMHALPGMELVDADPLRPSSEVIGAYFAAYEERFGLRVRRPVDVTAVRDAGDGPAGRLLVESTAGTWSARALVNATGTWDRPFWPRYPGQELFRGRQLHTANYPGPREFAGARVIVVGGGTSAVQHLLEIAEVAAETTWVTRRPPVFREGTFGEAEGRAAVALVEERVRRGLPPQSVVSVTGLPLNEAVRAGLASGVLERRPVFDHLTASGAAWADGGRVEADVILWATGFRAAVDHLAPLRLREPGGGIRVEGTRAVRDERVHLVGYGPSASTIGANRAGATAVREIRRLLDREPAAARVGGAD
- a CDS encoding HAD family hydrolase is translated as MISVIFDLDGTLVDSEPNYYESGRLTLERHGVPDFTWEQHSRFIGIGTLETLEVLKERHGLDAPVEQLLAEQNAAYLELARARTEAYPEMRRFVELLHARGVPMAVASGSSREAIDAVLAGTGLDALLTTVVSAEEVARGKPAPDVFLEAARRLGAAPADCVVVEDAAPGARAAHAAGMDCLAVPYVPDTAGDPAFAGAGLLFAGGQREFSAEKARAWLFSRTST
- a CDS encoding Lrp/AsnC family transcriptional regulator; the protein is MAVDELDTLILRLLIEQPRTSVREYARILGVARGTLQARLDRLERTGVITGTGPALSPAALGHPVLAFVHIEVTQGDLDEVGDALAAVPEIIEAFSITGGGDLLTRVAARDNAHLEDVIQQLIRLPGVVRTRTEVALRERVAHRLLPLVESVGREAAGRAVRKP